GGTTAAAGGCTAACCTAAAGATTGGTGTCGGGTTAAAGGTAATAGGTGAAGTTGGTGATGAGTAGAAGGGTATTCAGAATACAAAGTAAACACGTTtaggtatatactgtagtgttgaGGGGTACAGGACCATGTAGGGACCATTTTAGTCAGTAAGGAGAGTATTTCACTACCTTTTATAACCGTTAGGGGGCGAGTGAGGGTTAAAGTAATACATAGCCTACACACTGACTACCTCATTGAGGAGCCTCTTCATAGAGTTGTTCTCTAGCCTACACACTGACTACCTCATTGAGGAGCCTCTTCATAGAGTTGTTCTCTAGCCTACACACTGACTACCTCATTGAGGAGCCTCTTCATAGAGTTGTTCTCTCCTAGGAGATAGTAGACTTCATCCTGGCTGTAGACAGAGTGGACACTCTTACTGGGGCTGCTGAAGTACTTCGCCATCTGGCTAAGGCTGTTTTGCTCCTCCTCAAACCGGCGCCACTGGGTTAACTGGGAAGAGGGGACCAAGAGGGGTGgaaaggggaaagaggggagaggggagaggaagaaggggattgTGATGGATAGTCAGATAACTGTCAGACAAATGTGCCAGTCTTTGAGCATACCCTTGaatctccaggtgtgtgtgttgctcaTTGTTCAAGTACTTCCTTACTTTCCGTCCAGGATGCATTCCTGTATCATAGCATCAGCTCACCACCAGGTACTTACGGGGAGTCATTAACTTGTTGGCGGAGGCTGTAGCGTGTTGACTCATGGatcaatgtgtgtgtttgtatgagtCACACAGCCTTGTTAACACGCACACACTACGGTGAGGTATGGGAAACACTCATGTAGCCACTCGAAATGGGCCTGTCATAAATGACAGGGgtttctgctctgtctgtctttttgtgATGTGTGCCAACTGTCTCTCTCACCTGAGGTACAAACAGCATACAGTTGGTGGCGAGGGTACAGATGAAGATGGCTCCAGCTACCACGCTATAGACCACGTTAGGCCAGGCCTGCAGGAACTGCGACACTGGGACTGCAACCACCGTGGAAAGGGTGACCAGGCTGACAGCGGTCATGATGGTGGGGGACTGGTTGACCGGAGGGAGGCTGACGTTGCTGGTCAGACCAGCCAGGTAGGTCCCATATAGGAGCAGGCTACCCTGGAGAGAGCGCAACACAACCACATAACGTTCATGACATGTTTACCATGACAAACCAACACAAACTCAGAGGAAACAGCTATAATGTGCTCTCATGCTTATCTGAGCCTTTCTCCCAGTTGTATTCTCTACCTTCATCATAGCGAGGAGGATAACCCACAGGTCtgaatagagagaggagcaggagtcCAGCTGAGACAGAGAGTAGGACAATTCTCTCTCCACCACCTTGACCATAGCCCCAATGGACCGAGCACATTTAACCGGGTCGGTTAGACTCCAGGCGGTCAGAATCAGCAGGTCCAGCAGAATCAACAGAGCTACCAAGCCCATCAACTGGATGTCTCTGATGATCTGAAACATGCACACAGAGTTCAGTAATACACCATGCAACACACCCACTCTACTACTCACTTCAaccagagagacagtgagagcagCAGCCTGCTTACCACTCTCTTGTCAGGCACGCGTTGGGTGAATACTCTGTACAGCCGCCATGTTTTCCCCAGGATGGGCCCAAATACCAGAGTGCTGCCGATACAAAACATCCAGATCCTGGCCTAGGATACACCACAATAACATCAGGACATCCCATAATATCACACGGCACGGCACCATTagactaatgtgtgtgtgtgttcttacctgTAGTATAGCTCTCACTCCTCCCCCTTGTAGGTGGGTGCGTTCCTCAAAAGCGAATAGGAATCCACTGCTGTAGGTGAGGACACTCCCACACAGAGTCAGCACATTGAGGTTAGGACTAGACATCTTCACTatcctgagacagagagaggaacatacACAAAAGTTAGAATGTTCACGTCTGTGTATCGATTTGAACATGTACATATGCTTTTTAAAATATAGTTTTAGTTGTTAAATCCAATTAAATCTATTATAATCACactttgtaacgcaacaaaatgtggaaaaagtcaagggagttgaatactttctgaaggcactttagtgtgtttatgtgtatacCTGTTGTTCTTGAAGCGCAGGGTAAAGAGCAGGAAGCAGAATGCCAGCAGGATGCCACAGGAGAGAATAGTCCAGACCACTGCACAGAGCAC
This sequence is a window from Oncorhynchus gorbuscha isolate QuinsamMale2020 ecotype Even-year linkage group LG01, OgorEven_v1.0, whole genome shotgun sequence. Protein-coding genes within it:
- the LOC124045746 gene encoding probable G-protein coupled receptor 156 isoform X4, producing the protein MGVELQRQSLSPVLCAVVWTILSCGILLAFCFLLFTLRFKNNRIVKMSSPNLNVLTLCGSVLTYSSGFLFAFEERTHLQGGGVRAILQARIWMFCIGSTLVFGPILGKTWRLYRVFTQRVPDKRVIIRDIQLMGLVALLILLDLLILTAWSLTDPVKCARSIGAMVKVVERELSYSLSQLDSCSSLYSDLWVILLAMMKGSLLLYGTYLAGLTSNVSLPPVNQSPTIMTAVSLVTLSTVVAVPVSQFLQAWPNVVYSVVAGAIFICTLATNCMLFVPQLTQWRRFEEEQNSLSQMAKYFSSPSKSVHSVYSQDEVYYLLGENNSMKRLLNEKNAVIDGLQEQVNNAKDKLLRLMSNTHSREDQEMDSSTTNLHSSSTQTTVVPSDCFPTPLPQRDVAEPTLSSPPFSLPPLSSPPLLPSLFPQGIV
- the LOC124045746 gene encoding probable G-protein coupled receptor 156 isoform X2, with the translated sequence MEPELNCSSHCDYGLCLIHPGVNTQEDLEILQRLCTLSTMGVELQRQSLSPVLCAVVWTILSCGILLAFCFLLFTLRFKNNRIVKMSSPNLNVLTLCGSVLTYSSGFLFAFEERTHLQGGGVRAILQARIWMFCIGSTLVFGPILGKTWRLYRVFTQRVPDKRVIIRDIQLMGLVALLILLDLLILTAWSLTDPVKCARSIGAMVKVVERELSYSLSQLDSCSSLYSDLWVILLAMMKGSLLLYGTYLAGLTSNVSLPPVNQSPTIMTAVSLVTLSTVVAVPVSQFLQAWPNVVYSVVAGAIFICTLATNCMLFVPQLTQWRRFEEEQNSLSQMAKYFSSPSKSVHSVYSQDEVYYLLGENNSMKRLLNEKNAVIDGLQEQVNNAKDKLLRLMSNTHSREDQEMDSSTTNLHSSSTQTTVVPSDCFPTPLPQRDVAEPTLSSPPFSLPPLSSPPLLPSLFPQGIV
- the LOC124045746 gene encoding probable G-protein coupled receptor 156 isoform X3 is translated as MSQMGVELQRQSLSPVLCAVVWTILSCGILLAFCFLLFTLRFKNNRIVKMSSPNLNVLTLCGSVLTYSSGFLFAFEERTHLQGGGVRAILQARIWMFCIGSTLVFGPILGKTWRLYRVFTQRVPDKRVIIRDIQLMGLVALLILLDLLILTAWSLTDPVKCARSIGAMVKVVERELSYSLSQLDSCSSLYSDLWVILLAMMKGSLLLYGTYLAGLTSNVSLPPVNQSPTIMTAVSLVTLSTVVAVPVSQFLQAWPNVVYSVVAGAIFICTLATNCMLFVPQLTQWRRFEEEQNSLSQMAKYFSSPSKSVHSVYSQDEVYYLLGENNSMKRLLNEKNAVIDGLQEQVNNAKDKLLRLMSNTHSREDQEMDSSTTNLHSSSTQTTVVPSDCFPTPLPQRDVAEPTLSSPPFSLPPLSSPPLLPSLFPQGIV